One genomic window of Bactrocera dorsalis isolate Fly_Bdor chromosome 4, ASM2337382v1, whole genome shotgun sequence includes the following:
- the LOC105228857 gene encoding coronin-7 isoform X3 translates to MAWRFKASKYKNAAPIVPKPEACIRDICVGSYQTFGNNIAASAAFMAFNWEHTGSSVAVLPLDDCGRKSKIMPLLHGHTDTVTDLEFSPFHDGLLATASQDCLVKIWHIPEKGLEASLSDPECVFSHKQRRVETVGFHPTADGLLHSTAVGCVTLFDITTQKELFSNNEHPEVIQSVSWKQDGTTLATSCKDKNVRILDPRIADSPIQMVAESHQSIKDSRVVWLGNQTRILTTGFDSARLRQVIIRDLRNFSVPEKTLELDCSTGILMPLYDPDTNMLFLAGKGDTTINYLEVSDKDPYLTEGLRHTGEQTKGACLVPKRALKVMEGEVNRVLQLTSNMVIPIMYQVPRKTYRDFHSDLYPETTGYKTELTASEWFGGANMPVPKMSLDPAKRELGDSPIIPRLGPKPFSSNSGDVSFDKVFAVPVAPGSQENIHHASTAGSADNGGDSFVAPAPPAPVPAITPNKPDLIVEIEIKKPNADNGGDSSVQKSLSTSERRKSSADADESPDKIFEQTHSESSENSTEGDDKPDAELRRFSAARNSIAERRRLYESRSKSTVEEKSQSPVPLRRELSKGEPFKPQQQANLVTPTADVKRISAPEGKLLEERRRNVTTTVDGGAAIKKSATEAAITTTHKRTSTVFGKVSKFRHLKGTTGHKSTHIENLRNLSRQIPGECNGFHANHERVAVPLSGPGGKIAIFELSRPGRLPDGVIPSLVNGSNIMDFQWDPFDSSRLAVACDDGIVKLWRIPEGGLNEPTNTPERELIAHLDKIYFIRFHPLAEDVLLTASYDMTIKLWDLHTLEEKILLTGHTDQIFDLAWSPCGKMAATVCKDGKLRVYNPRKSETPIREGNGPVGTRGARITWALEGQYIVCTGFDKVSERQISVYNAQKLNAPLNTASLDVSPSILIPYYDEDSSTLFVTGKGDSTIYCYEITDEEPYICPLSHHRCTSLHQGLSFLTKNHCDVASVEFSKAYRLTNTTIEPLSFTVPRIKSELFQDDLFPPTRVTWQPTLSADEWFACNDRKATKLSLQPEGMEALSSIQQVAPAKKIEHAGNGSSGGAMTRAEFEKNKQQEIQKSVSARLEYNTKLEQDDMEGVDENEWQED, encoded by the exons ATGGCGTGGCGCTTTAAAGCATCCAAATACAAGAATGCCGCACCGATCGTCCCGAAGCCGGAGGCATGCATACGTGACATCTGTGTGGGATCGTATCAGACCTTCGGCAATAATATTGCGGCTTCAGCCGCTTTTATGGCTTTCAATTGGGAACACACGGGTTCGAGTGTTGCTGTGCTACCATTGGACGATTGCGGAcgtaaaagcaaaataatgcCATTATTACATGGTCATACAGATACTGTGACTGATTTAGAATTCTCACCCTTTCACGATGGGCTCTTGGCCACAGCGTCACAAGATTGTCTCGTTAAAATCTGGCATATACCGGAAAAGGGTTTGGAGGCATCACTCTCTGATCCCGAATGTGTGTTTTCCCACAAGCAACGTCGTGTAGAGACAGTCGGGTTTCATCCTACTGCTGATGGTTTGCTACACTCCACCGCTGTTGGTTGTGTCACACTCTTCGATATAACAACACAAAAGGAACTTTTCT CTAATAATGAACATCCCGAGGTCATACAGTCGGTAAGCTGGAAACAGGATGGCACAACACTTGCTACCAGCTGCAAGGATAAGAATGTGCGCATATTGGATCCACGCATCGCTGACTCACCCATACAAATGGTCGCAGAGTCACATCAAAGTATTAAGGACTCGCGTGTCGTGTGGTTGGGCAACCAGACGCGTATACTGACCACCGGTTTCGATTCGGCACGTTTGCGTCAGGTTATCATACGTGATTTGCGTAACTTTTCAGTGCCGGAGAAGACATTGGAACTCGATTGTTCCACCGGTATACTTATGCCACTGTACGATCCCGACACAAATATGTTATTCCTTGCTGGAAAGGGTGACACAACCATTAATTATCTGGAAGTGAGCGACAAAGATCCCTACCTGACTGAAGGTCTACGTCACACCGGCGAACAGACCAAAGGTGCTTGTTTGGTACCAAAGCGCGCGCTTAAAGTAATGGAAGGCGAAGTGAATCGTGTACTGCAGTTAACTTCCAACATGGTTATACCCATTATGTATCAGGTGCCACGCAAG ACTTATCGTGATTTCCACAGCGATCTCTACCCGGAAACCACGGGCTATAAGACCGAACTCACGGCCAGCGAATGGTTCGGTGGCGCCAATATGCCTGTGCCAAAGATGAGTTTGGATCCCGCAAAGCGTGAATTGGGCGACTCACCCATAatt CCACGCCTTGGACCCAAACCATTTTCCAGCAATTCCGGCGATGTTTCGTTCGACAAAGTCTTCGCTGTGCCAGTTGCTCCTGGTTCGCAGGAAAATATACATCATGCTTCTACAGCAGGTTCGGCTGACAATGGTGGCGATAGTTTTGTTGCGCCAGCACCACCGGCCCCAGTGCCGGCCATAACACCAAACAAACCCGATCTGATTGTGGAGATCGAAATTAAAA AACCCAATGCTGATAATGGCGGCGACAGCAGCGTACAGAAATCTCTGTCGACTTCCGAGCGTCGCAAG TCCTCGGCTGATGCTGATGAATCGCCCGATAAG attttcgAGCAAACACATTCGGAGTCTTCGGAGAACTCTACGGAAGGTGATGATAAGCCTGATGCGGAATTGCGTCGTTTCTCGGCTGCACGAAACAGTATTGCCGAAAGGCGACGCTTGTATGAGAGTCGTTCGAAGAGTACGGTCGAGGAGAAATCGCAATCGCCAGTGCCACT tcGTCGCGAACTCTCCAAGGGTGAACCGTttaaaccacaacaacaagccAATTTGGTCACACCAACAGCCGATGTCAAACGTATTTCTGCACCCGAGGGTAAACTCTTAGAGGAGCGTCGTCGCAATGTCACAACCACGGTGGATGGTGGCGCTGCCATTAAAAAGTCTGCAACTGAAGCGGCAATAACCACCACACATAAACGCACCTCGACCGTTTTCGGCAAAGTTTCGAAATTCCGTCATCTAAAAGGTACGACCGGTCACAAATCCACACACATTGAGAATCTACGCAATCTCAGTCGTCAGATACCAGGTGAATGTAACGGCTTTCATGCCAACCACGAACGTGTCGCTGTGCCCTTATCGGGTCCTGGCGGTAAAATTGCCATATTCGAGTTAAGCCGTCCGGGTCGTCTACCCGACGGTGTCATACCTTCCTTGGTTAACGGCAGCAACATAATGGATTTCCAATGGGATCCATTCGATTCGTCACGTTTGGCTGTGGCCTGCGACGATGGTATAGTTAAGTTGTGGCGTATACCAGAAGGTGGACTCAATGAGCCAACAAACACGCCGGAACGTGAACTTATTGCACATTTGGATAAGATTTACTTTATACGCTTTCATCCGTTGGCCGAAGATGTGCTCTTGACGGCCAGTTACGATATGACAATTAAATTGTGGGATTTACACACTTTGGAAGAAAAAATACTATTAACCGGTCACACCGATCAGATATTCGATTTGGCCTGGAGCCCTTGCGGTAAGATGGCCGCCACTGTGTGCAAAGATGGCAAATTACGTGTCTACAATCCACGCAAGTCGGAGACGCCCATACGTGAAGGCAACGGTCCGGTGGGTACGCGAGGTGCGCGTATCACTTGGGCGCTGGAGGGTCAATATATCGTCTGCACTGGCTTTGATAA AGTTTCTGAGCGCCAGATAAGCGTTTACAATGCACAAAAGCTGAATGCACCACTGAATACGGCCAGTCTGGATGTCTCACCATCCATACTGATACCTTACTATGATGAGGACAGTTCGACATTGTTTGTGACGGGCAAAGGTGACTCGACCATTTACTGCTATGAGATTACAGATGAGGAGCCATACATTTGTCCTTTATCGCATCATCGCTGCACTTCACTGCATCAAGGTTTGAGTTTTCTCACCAAAAATCATTGTGACGTTGCGAGTGTGGAATTTTCGAAAGCGTACAGATTAACTAACACGACCATTGAACCGCTGAGTTTCACTGTGCCACGCATTAAG AGCGAACTATTTCAAGACGATCTTTTTCCGCCAACACGCGTCACATGGCAGCCCACACTGTCTGCGGATGAATGGTTTGCATGCAACGATAGGAAAGCGACTAAGTTGAGTCTGCAGCCTGAGGGCATGGAAGCCT taTCATCAATTCAGCAAGTCGCCCCCGCTAAGAAGATAGAGCATGCGGGCAATGGCAGTAGTGGCGGCGCAATGACTCGAGCGGAATTCGAGAAGAATAAACAACAAGAG ATTCAAAAGTCAGTCAGTGCCCGCTTGGAGTACAATACCAAACTGGAGCAGGACGACATGGAAGGTGTGGATGAAAATGAGTGGCAAGAGgattaa